Genomic window (Candidatus Thermoplasmatota archaeon):
TGGGCCGGGCGGATTGACATGTTCGACCGACGCGAAGCCGGGTTGGCGCCGGCGTCGAGTTCATGGCCGTACCGGGCGTGCGGGGGGCGATGGAGCGCCTGGCTCTCAAGGTAGCCTACGACGGCACGAAGTTCCACGGGTCGCAACGCCAGCCCAACGTCCCAACGGTCGAGGACGCCCTCCTGTCGGCGCTTGCCCGCATCGGCGCCTGCCAGAGCGCGGACGAAGGCCGCTTCCAAATGGCCAGCCGGACGGACGCCGGCGTGAGCGCGGCCGGAAACGT
Coding sequences:
- a CDS encoding tRNA pseudouridine(38-40) synthase TruA, whose protein sequence is MERLALKVAYDGTKFHGSQRQPNVPTVEDALLSALARIGACQSADEGRFQMASRTDAGVSAAGNVAAVTTAFHPDKLADALNASLRFAWVLGAARVPADFHPRRAAPRT